The proteins below are encoded in one region of Neofelis nebulosa isolate mNeoNeb1 chromosome 17, mNeoNeb1.pri, whole genome shotgun sequence:
- the LOC131499902 gene encoding vomeronasal type-1 receptor 4-like, which produces MSYRDLIVGIIFLSQTIVGIVENFSLLYHYLFLYTECRVRSTHLILRHLTIANSLVILSKGVPHTVASFGLKHFFNEFGCKLLFCVQRVGRGMSIGSTCLLTVFQTIMISPMNSCLKEFKVKAPKYIGFSISLCWIQFMFVNLVFPLLYVFSNRSMKNFTKKGDLGYCLAVDHETVTVSVYAVLIVFPEASLCGLTIGASSSMVFLLHRHKQRVQHIHSTNVTPRSSAESRATQSILVLGSTFVSFYFLSSVFHVCVALLCNPSWWLVNTTAMISVCFPTVCPFLLMGQNSVISRLCFAWITNITFPNLIRNM; this is translated from the coding sequence ATGTCCTACAGGGATTTGATAGTAGGAATAATCTTCTTGTCACAGACCATAGTTGGAATTGTGgaaaatttctctcttctttaccaTTATCTGTTCCTTTACACTGAATGCAGGGTGAGGTCCACCCATTTGATTCTCAGGCACCTCACTATAGCCAACTCCTTGGTCATTCTCTCTAAAGGAGTCCCCCACACTGTGGCATCTTTTGGGTTGAAACATTTTTTCAATGAGTTTGGATGCAAACTTCTTTTCTGTGTTcagagggtgggcaggggaatgtCCATTGGCAGCACCTGCCTCTTGACTGTGTTCCAGACCATTATGATCAGCCCCATGAACTCCTGTTTGAAGGAGTTTAAAGTCAAAGCCCCAAAGTACATTGGCTTCTCCATTTCCCTCTGTTGGATCCAGTTCATGTTTGTAAATTTAGTTTTTCCTCTGTTATATGTGTTTAGCAACCGGAGCATGAAAAACTTCACAAAGAAAGGAGATTTGGGCTACTGTCTTGCTGTAGATCACGAGACAGTCACAGTTTCCGTATATGCAGTGTTGATAGTATTTCCTGAAGCTTCCTTGTGTGGTCTTACAATCGGGGCCAGCAGCTCCATGGTCTTCCTCCTGCACAGACACAAGCAGCGGGTCCAGCACATTCACAGCACTAATGTCACCCCCAGATCCTCTGCTGAGTCCAGAGCCACCCAGAGCATCCTCGTCCTGGGGAGCACCTTTGTGTCTTTCTACTTCCTCTCCTCCGTCTTTCATGTTTGTGTTGCTCTTCTTTGTAATCCCAGCTGGTGGCTGGTGAACACCACTGCCAtgatttctgtgtgttttccAACTGTCTGCCCCTTTCTGCTTATGGGCCAGAATTCTGTTATATCCAGACTCTGCTTTGCATGGATAACAAATATAACATTTCCTAATCTTATCAGAAATATGTGA